In Leisingera sp. NJS204, the following are encoded in one genomic region:
- the fsa gene encoding fructose-6-phosphate aldolase, which produces MKFFVDTAEIDAIAELNDLGMVDGVTTNPSLIKKSGRDIIEVTKEICALVDGPVSAEVTATDAETMIAEGRKLVEIAENIAVKVPLTWDGLKACKTLSDDGHMVNVTLCFSANQALLAAKAGATFISPFIGRLDDINLDGMEVIEDIRTIYDNYGFETQILAASIRSVNHVLDSARIGADVITAPPAVIKSMVNHPLTDKGLDAFLADIKAAEIKIL; this is translated from the coding sequence ATGAAATTCTTCGTAGATACCGCCGAGATCGACGCGATTGCCGAGCTGAACGATCTGGGCATGGTGGACGGTGTCACCACCAACCCGTCGCTGATCAAGAAATCCGGCCGCGACATCATCGAAGTGACCAAGGAAATCTGCGCCCTGGTTGACGGCCCGGTCTCTGCCGAGGTCACCGCAACCGATGCCGAGACGATGATTGCCGAAGGCCGCAAGCTGGTGGAGATTGCAGAGAACATCGCGGTGAAGGTGCCGCTGACCTGGGATGGCCTGAAAGCATGCAAAACGCTTTCCGATGACGGCCATATGGTGAACGTAACCCTGTGCTTTTCGGCCAATCAGGCGCTGCTGGCGGCCAAGGCGGGTGCCACCTTTATCTCCCCTTTCATCGGGCGTCTGGACGACATCAACCTGGACGGCATGGAAGTGATCGAAGACATCCGCACCATCTATGACAACTATGGCTTTGAAACCCAGATCCTGGCCGCCTCGATCCGTTCGGTGAACCACGTGCTGGACTCGGCCCGCATCGGCGCCGATGTGATCACTGCGCCGCCGGCCGTGATCAAGTCGATGGTGAACCATCCGCTCACCGACAAAGGCCTGGATGCATTCCTCGCCGATATCAAGGCGGCGGAGATCAAGATCCTCTGA
- a CDS encoding tyrosine recombinase XerC, translating into MTLISPACRDALQLWLERLGGLEAASANTLAAYRSDVSAFLAFMTEHSGGPQGLGALARITTADMRAWMASERGSGTGARSLARKLSAVKTFYRWLAEREGFEPAAVLSARAPKFQKKLPRPLAPDAAKAVLETVELQSQTDWVAARDVAVVTLLYGCGLRISEALNLTGSDAPLPPVLRILGKGKKERIVPVLPAARDSVDRYLALCPHPQEAQAPLFRGVRGGALNPRQIQGVMARTRAQLGLPATATPHALRHSFATHLLEAGGDLRAIQELLGHASLSTTQAYTAVDTTHLMDVYMRSHPKA; encoded by the coding sequence ATGACATTGATCTCCCCGGCCTGCCGCGATGCCCTGCAGCTTTGGCTGGAGCGGTTGGGCGGGCTGGAGGCTGCCTCGGCCAACACGCTGGCCGCCTACCGCAGCGATGTCAGCGCTTTCCTGGCCTTCATGACCGAACACTCCGGCGGCCCGCAAGGGCTGGGTGCGCTGGCGCGGATCACCACAGCCGATATGCGTGCCTGGATGGCCTCGGAGCGCGGTTCGGGCACCGGTGCCCGCTCGCTGGCGCGCAAGCTATCGGCAGTGAAAACCTTCTACCGCTGGCTGGCGGAGCGCGAAGGGTTTGAACCTGCCGCGGTGCTTTCTGCCAGGGCGCCGAAATTCCAAAAGAAACTGCCCCGCCCGCTGGCGCCGGATGCCGCCAAGGCGGTGCTGGAAACGGTGGAGCTGCAATCGCAAACCGATTGGGTTGCAGCCCGTGACGTGGCGGTAGTCACACTGCTGTACGGCTGCGGGTTGCGGATCTCAGAAGCACTGAACCTGACAGGCTCCGACGCGCCGCTGCCGCCGGTGCTACGTATCCTGGGCAAGGGTAAAAAGGAACGGATTGTGCCGGTTCTGCCAGCAGCGCGCGACTCGGTGGACCGCTACCTTGCGCTCTGCCCGCATCCGCAGGAGGCACAAGCACCGCTGTTCCGCGGTGTGCGGGGCGGTGCGCTGAACCCGCGCCAGATCCAAGGGGTGATGGCCCGGACCCGCGCCCAGCTGGGGCTGCCCGCAACGGCAACGCCGCACGCGCTGCGCCACAGCTTTGCCACCCATCTGCTGGAGGCAGGCGGCGATTTGCGGGCCATTCAGGAGTTGCTGGGGCACGCGTCCCTGTCGACCACCCAGGCCTATACGGCGGTGGATACCACGCATCTGATGGACGTCTACATGCGGTCGCACCCCAAGGCATGA
- a CDS encoding GDCCVxC domain-containing (seleno)protein: MSATEPATPVLTSVLTCPACWHEAAEEMPQDACQWFHECPACRALLRPKHGDCCVFCSYGSIPCPPVQTGGNCCG, encoded by the coding sequence ATGTCTGCAACTGAACCCGCAACACCCGTTTTGACCAGTGTTCTCACCTGTCCTGCGTGCTGGCATGAGGCCGCAGAAGAGATGCCGCAAGACGCATGCCAATGGTTTCATGAATGCCCGGCCTGCCGCGCCCTGCTGCGGCCAAAACATGGGGATTGCTGCGTTTTCTGCTCCTACGGCAGCATTCCGTGCCCGCCGGTACAGACAGGCGGCAACTGTTGCGGCTAG
- a CDS encoding primosomal protein N' — MSGQEFFQAGERVGVLTTQPLDRLLDYRAPEGGCYLGAYVEVPLGPRKVLGVVWGPGAGDFDSAKLRAVIRVLDVAPMRTEMRQFLGKAADYTLTPMPAMLRLATRAPGLSDPPSMRKILRRGEGVPDRMTDARTRVLEVLEQYGGLAFTPRELADMADVTPSVVKGLVKQGALREEEAPRDTPYPQLDPELPGKQLTEDQASAAAALAEGVHSGRYGTTLLKGVTGSGKTEVYLEAVAAALRAGRQALVLLPEIALTAEFLTRVEARFGANPAEWHSGATMTERRRVWKMAGQGAAQLVIGARSALFLPFRDLGLIIVDEEHDTSYKQEDGVLYNARDMAVLRAAMCSAQVVLASATPSLESWVNAEAGKYKRLDLTARFGAAVLPEMRSVDMRSEDLLPATWISPTLKRAMKLRMERGEQSLLFLNRRGFAPVTICRACGAQVACDHCDARMVEHRFMKRLMCHQCGETKPVPEACPTCEVEGKMAPVGPGIERLAEEATALFPEARIAVLSSDLFSSARALKSRIEEIAKGEADIILGTQLVAKGHNFPLLTLVGVIDADLGLQGSDLRAAERTFQLMRQVAGRAGRAERPGEALMQTFQPEHPVIRAILSGDEESFWKAEAAERQAAGVPPYGRMAGIILSGPDLAAVFDLGNAMARNDGPLRQIGAQVFGPAPAPIARVRGRHRVRLLIKAAKGVPLQAAIARWTAPLRLKGDLRLSIDIDPQSFF; from the coding sequence ATGAGCGGGCAGGAGTTCTTTCAGGCAGGCGAACGGGTCGGGGTGCTGACGACGCAACCCCTTGACCGGCTTCTGGATTACCGCGCACCGGAGGGCGGCTGTTACTTAGGCGCCTATGTCGAGGTGCCGCTGGGGCCGCGCAAAGTTCTGGGCGTGGTCTGGGGGCCGGGTGCGGGCGATTTCGATTCGGCCAAGCTGCGTGCGGTGATCCGGGTTCTGGACGTGGCTCCGATGCGGACCGAGATGCGCCAGTTTCTGGGCAAGGCGGCTGACTATACGCTTACCCCGATGCCCGCGATGCTGCGGCTGGCGACCCGGGCGCCGGGCCTCAGCGATCCGCCGTCGATGCGCAAGATCCTGCGCCGGGGCGAGGGCGTGCCGGACCGGATGACCGATGCCCGCACAAGGGTGCTGGAGGTGCTGGAGCAATACGGCGGCCTTGCCTTCACCCCGCGCGAGCTGGCGGATATGGCCGATGTGACGCCCTCGGTGGTGAAGGGGCTGGTGAAGCAGGGCGCCTTGCGCGAGGAGGAAGCGCCGCGTGACACGCCCTATCCGCAGCTGGACCCGGAGCTGCCCGGCAAACAGCTGACCGAGGATCAGGCAAGTGCCGCCGCCGCCTTGGCCGAAGGCGTCCACAGCGGGCGCTACGGCACCACGCTGCTGAAAGGTGTTACCGGGTCGGGCAAGACCGAGGTTTATTTGGAAGCGGTCGCCGCCGCCTTGCGCGCCGGGCGGCAGGCGCTGGTGCTGCTGCCGGAGATCGCGCTGACAGCCGAATTTCTCACCCGCGTTGAGGCGCGGTTCGGCGCCAATCCTGCGGAATGGCATTCCGGCGCCACAATGACCGAGCGCCGCCGGGTCTGGAAAATGGCGGGGCAGGGGGCAGCGCAGCTGGTGATCGGTGCCCGCTCGGCGCTTTTTCTGCCGTTCCGCGATCTGGGCCTGATCATCGTCGATGAGGAGCACGACACCTCCTACAAGCAAGAAGATGGAGTTCTTTATAACGCCCGCGACATGGCGGTGCTGCGGGCGGCGATGTGCTCGGCGCAGGTGGTGCTGGCCTCCGCTACACCCAGCCTGGAAAGCTGGGTCAACGCTGAGGCGGGCAAATACAAACGTTTGGACCTGACAGCTCGCTTTGGTGCCGCGGTGCTGCCTGAGATGCGCAGCGTCGATATGCGGTCAGAGGATCTGCTGCCCGCCACCTGGATCTCGCCCACTCTGAAACGGGCGATGAAATTGCGGATGGAACGGGGCGAACAGTCGCTGCTGTTCCTGAACCGCCGCGGCTTTGCCCCGGTCACCATCTGCCGCGCCTGCGGCGCCCAGGTGGCTTGCGACCATTGCGACGCGCGGATGGTCGAGCACCGTTTCATGAAACGGCTGATGTGCCATCAATGCGGTGAAACCAAACCGGTGCCGGAGGCCTGCCCGACCTGCGAGGTAGAGGGCAAGATGGCCCCCGTCGGCCCCGGCATCGAGCGGCTGGCAGAGGAAGCCACTGCCCTGTTCCCCGAGGCCCGGATCGCGGTGCTGAGCTCCGATCTGTTCAGCTCCGCCCGTGCCCTGAAGAGCCGGATCGAGGAAATTGCGAAGGGGGAGGCCGACATCATCCTCGGCACCCAGCTGGTAGCCAAGGGGCACAACTTTCCGCTGTTGACGCTGGTGGGGGTGATCGACGCCGACCTGGGCCTGCAAGGTTCGGACTTGCGTGCAGCCGAGCGCACTTTTCAGCTGATGCGCCAGGTGGCAGGCCGGGCCGGGCGGGCAGAGCGGCCCGGGGAAGCATTGATGCAGACCTTTCAGCCTGAACATCCGGTGATCCGGGCAATTCTGTCGGGGGACGAGGAGAGCTTCTGGAAAGCCGAGGCTGCTGAGCGCCAGGCCGCCGGCGTGCCGCCTTATGGGCGGATGGCAGGCATCATTCTGTCGGGGCCGGACTTGGCAGCAGTCTTTGACCTGGGCAATGCGATGGCCCGCAACGACGGTCCGTTGCGCCAGATCGGTGCGCAGGTATTCGGCCCGGCCCCAGCACCCATCGCCCGCGTCCGCGGCCGCCACCGGGTGCGGCTGCTGATCAAGGCGGCAAAGGGCGTGCCGTTGCAAGCGGCGATCGCCCGCTGGACCGCGCCCTTGCGTCTCAAAGGGGACTTGCGGCTGAGCATTGATATTGATCCTCAGAGTTTCTTTTGA
- a CDS encoding transporter substrate-binding domain-containing protein: MLNSFCRHLLGLGLLLGLLPSAALAICDVDYVVQPGDNLFSIAETHYGDRERWTMIYYRNQDVLVGSSVVPGRKLQIPCIKQATAPDATPLRRQEAEMTLLTGGGYAPFTDRGLPGQGMVTELVNAALELAPSPVSYAINWEDDWSKHLFPMLDQKEFDMGFPWYKPDCAAEPDNERCVNFHFSEPVMALPIMLFVRVQDQFVYAEDRDIEGKTLCRPKGYFTHDLNRQGRRWLDDGKITLVQPQSPADCFRMVSEGQVDAVAVNLFLGASTIVREGLRDTVLPLEKPLSEEGLHVVISKRHWRGTSHLYRINAGLKKLRDSGRFEEIMSRHLELFWAQLQ; this comes from the coding sequence ATGCTGAACAGCTTCTGCCGCCACTTGCTGGGCCTGGGGCTGCTGCTGGGGCTGCTGCCCTCGGCGGCCCTGGCGATCTGCGATGTGGACTATGTCGTGCAGCCGGGGGACAACCTGTTTTCGATCGCCGAGACCCATTACGGCGACCGCGAGCGCTGGACCATGATTTACTACCGCAACCAGGATGTTCTTGTCGGCTCGTCGGTGGTGCCGGGCCGCAAGCTGCAGATACCCTGCATCAAACAGGCGACCGCCCCGGACGCCACCCCGCTGCGCAGGCAGGAGGCCGAGATGACGCTGCTGACCGGCGGCGGCTATGCGCCCTTTACCGACCGCGGGCTGCCGGGCCAGGGCATGGTGACCGAGCTGGTCAATGCGGCGCTGGAACTGGCGCCTTCGCCGGTGTCTTATGCGATCAACTGGGAGGACGACTGGTCCAAGCATCTGTTCCCGATGCTGGACCAAAAAGAGTTCGATATGGGCTTTCCCTGGTATAAGCCCGATTGCGCGGCAGAGCCGGACAATGAGCGCTGCGTGAACTTTCACTTTTCCGAACCGGTGATGGCGTTGCCGATCATGCTGTTTGTGCGGGTGCAGGACCAGTTCGTCTATGCGGAAGACAGGGATATCGAGGGCAAGACCCTGTGCCGCCCCAAGGGCTATTTCACCCACGATTTGAACCGGCAGGGGCGCCGCTGGCTGGATGACGGCAAAATCACCCTGGTGCAGCCGCAATCACCGGCCGACTGTTTCCGCATGGTGTCCGAGGGCCAGGTGGATGCGGTGGCGGTGAACTTGTTCCTGGGCGCCAGCACCATTGTCCGGGAAGGTCTGCGCGACACCGTGCTGCCGCTGGAAAAACCGCTCTCCGAAGAGGGCTTGCACGTGGTGATTTCCAAGCGTCACTGGCGCGGCACGTCGCATCTATACCGGATCAACGCAGGGCTGAAAAAGCTCCGCGACAGCGGCCGCTTCGAGGAGATCATGTCACGCCATCTGGAGCTGTTCTGGGCTCAGCTGCAGTAA
- a CDS encoding 50S ribosomal protein L11 methyltransferase → MPTFTALTTLTGKTQAEALGEAMERLTPEPSGVGVFEMEDGSGLWEVGGYFTDAPDAAGLALLASMHEAKPFVVSELPETDWVAHVRRELAPVEAGRFFVYGSHDADKLPADRIPLLIEAAMAFGTGHHGTTLGCLKALDHLLDQGFHGEKVADIGCGTAVLAMAAARVWDGTILASDIDQVAVEVAEANLKANGMEGQVACVEAAGFDHPDLQAQAPFDLIFANILKGPLVALAPDVAANLRPGGYAILSGILNEQAEDVVNVYAQNGINPERRDEIGEWTTLLLRKAG, encoded by the coding sequence ATGCCCACATTCACTGCCCTCACCACGCTCACCGGAAAAACCCAGGCCGAAGCGCTGGGCGAAGCCATGGAACGCCTGACCCCGGAACCCAGCGGTGTGGGCGTCTTTGAGATGGAGGACGGCTCGGGCCTGTGGGAAGTTGGCGGCTACTTTACCGATGCTCCGGATGCGGCCGGTCTTGCACTGCTGGCCTCGATGCATGAAGCCAAGCCCTTTGTGGTTTCGGAACTGCCGGAAACCGACTGGGTCGCCCATGTGCGCCGCGAACTGGCGCCGGTCGAAGCGGGGCGCTTTTTTGTCTATGGCTCGCATGACGCGGACAAGCTGCCTGCGGACCGGATCCCGCTGCTGATCGAGGCGGCGATGGCCTTTGGCACCGGCCACCACGGCACCACGCTGGGCTGCCTCAAGGCGCTGGATCATCTGTTGGATCAAGGCTTTCATGGCGAAAAGGTGGCCGACATCGGCTGCGGCACCGCGGTGCTGGCAATGGCGGCAGCCCGGGTCTGGGACGGCACCATTCTGGCCAGCGACATCGACCAGGTGGCGGTTGAAGTCGCCGAAGCAAACCTTAAGGCCAATGGCATGGAAGGCCAGGTTGCCTGTGTGGAAGCCGCTGGTTTTGATCACCCGGATCTGCAGGCGCAGGCGCCGTTCGACCTCATCTTCGCCAATATTCTGAAGGGCCCTCTGGTGGCATTGGCGCCGGATGTCGCTGCGAATCTGCGGCCCGGCGGCTATGCGATTCTCTCGGGCATTTTGAACGAGCAGGCCGAGGACGTGGTTAACGTTTATGCGCAGAACGGCATCAATCCCGAGCGCCGGGATGAAATTGGTGAATGGACAACGTTACTTCTCCGTAAAGCGGGCTGA
- a CDS encoding DUF484 family protein: MSSSANLETQLREAILAKPDAVLQDQHLMNALVAANERAMGSNVVDLRGIAMERMAARLDRLEDTHRSVIAAAYDNLAGTNLIHRAVLRLLEPQDFAGFLACLEQEMPEILRVQSLALVLETAQPGGAEIERKSGALKLSGPGFTESYAGQPGSQRIVTLRQTQSGSPRVYGAKAEWIRSEACLMLDLGEGRLPGMLVMGSEDPHQFSPMQGTDLLAFFAGVFERAMRCWLS; encoded by the coding sequence ATGAGCAGTTCAGCCAACCTGGAAACCCAGTTGCGCGAGGCGATCCTCGCCAAACCCGATGCCGTGCTGCAAGACCAGCACCTGATGAATGCCCTTGTCGCCGCCAATGAGCGGGCAATGGGCTCCAACGTCGTCGATCTGCGCGGCATCGCGATGGAGCGGATGGCGGCACGGCTAGACCGGCTGGAGGATACCCACCGCTCGGTGATTGCCGCGGCTTATGACAATTTGGCCGGCACCAACCTGATTCACCGCGCCGTCCTGCGGCTGCTGGAACCGCAGGACTTCGCCGGCTTTCTGGCCTGCCTGGAACAGGAGATGCCGGAGATCCTGCGCGTGCAGTCCCTGGCGCTGGTGCTTGAGACCGCCCAGCCCGGCGGTGCCGAGATTGAACGCAAGTCCGGCGCCCTGAAGCTGTCAGGCCCCGGTTTTACCGAAAGCTATGCCGGCCAGCCCGGCAGCCAGCGCATTGTGACCCTGCGCCAGACCCAAAGCGGCAGCCCACGTGTTTACGGAGCAAAAGCCGAATGGATCCGCTCCGAGGCCTGCCTGATGCTGGATCTGGGCGAGGGCCGCCTGCCCGGAATGCTGGTGATGGGTTCCGAAGACCCGCATCAGTTCTCGCCGATGCAGGGCACCGATCTGCTCGCTTTCTTTGCCGGCGTCTTTGAACGCGCGATGCGCTGCTGGCTGTCATGA
- a CDS encoding methylated-DNA--[protein]-cysteine S-methyltransferase, which translates to MISASLDTPVGALSVTERDGAIVRLAWSDQADGQSALLDSALAQLRAYFSGELTGFDLPLFVEGSDFQRAVCDAMLAIPLGETRTYGEIAKDLGAPPQPVGNACGANPIPVIIPCHRVLSATGLGGFSGQGGVETKVALLKHESAAGLLI; encoded by the coding sequence ATGATTTCAGCGAGCCTTGATACACCCGTGGGTGCGCTCAGCGTGACAGAGAGGGACGGCGCCATTGTGCGTCTTGCCTGGTCAGATCAGGCGGACGGGCAGTCGGCGCTTCTGGACAGCGCGCTGGCGCAGTTGCGTGCCTATTTTTCCGGTGAGCTGACGGGCTTCGATCTGCCGCTGTTTGTAGAGGGCTCGGATTTTCAGCGCGCGGTCTGTGATGCGATGCTGGCGATCCCGCTTGGCGAAACCCGCACTTATGGAGAAATCGCCAAGGATCTGGGCGCTCCGCCGCAGCCGGTTGGCAATGCTTGCGGCGCCAATCCGATCCCGGTGATCATTCCCTGCCACCGGGTGCTGAGCGCCACGGGCCTGGGCGGCTTTTCGGGCCAGGGCGGGGTGGAAACCAAAGTCGCGCTTTTGAAACATGAAAGCGCTGCGGGCCTGCTGATCTGA
- a CDS encoding MFS transporter has product MFKPMPLLEAQSLPFWRRPMVLLFVMALAMPIAFNAWSALLNNFVIEAAQFDGADIGLLHTVREIPGFLAVGVIAVILFVREQVLGLISLALLGVATAVTAWFPSLGGLLMVTLLSSIGFHYYETVNQSLQLQWLSKEKAPQTLGWLVAAGSAATLVVYGLIVLTWDRFDLAYNTVFLAAGGATALIALFALVAYPQFDAPHPQTKKLILRKRYWLYYALQFMAGARRQIFVVFAGFMMVEKFGFDVHELTGLYLINLVINIVLAPMLGKAVAMFGERRTLIFEYTGLAIVFAAYGGIYWFGWGVAVAAVLYVIDHVLFALALALKTYFQKIADPGDIAPTAAVAFTINHIAAVFLPVLLGLLWVLSPGMVFVLAAAMALVSLSLSLLIPRHPEPGNETIFSKYASPAPAE; this is encoded by the coding sequence ATGTTCAAGCCCATGCCCCTGCTTGAGGCGCAAAGCCTCCCCTTCTGGCGCCGTCCCATGGTGCTGCTGTTTGTGATGGCGCTGGCGATGCCGATCGCCTTCAATGCCTGGAGCGCATTGCTCAACAATTTCGTAATCGAGGCAGCGCAATTCGACGGCGCCGATATTGGCCTGTTGCATACGGTGCGGGAGATCCCGGGTTTCCTGGCCGTCGGCGTGATTGCGGTGATCCTGTTTGTGCGCGAGCAGGTGCTGGGGCTGATCTCGCTTGCCTTGCTGGGAGTGGCCACAGCTGTCACCGCCTGGTTCCCGTCTCTGGGCGGGTTGCTGATGGTGACGCTGCTCAGCTCCATCGGCTTTCATTATTATGAGACGGTGAACCAGTCGCTGCAGCTGCAGTGGCTGTCCAAGGAAAAGGCGCCGCAGACGCTGGGCTGGCTGGTGGCTGCTGGATCAGCGGCGACGCTGGTGGTCTACGGCCTCATCGTGCTGACCTGGGACCGGTTTGATCTGGCCTATAATACTGTCTTTCTGGCCGCAGGCGGGGCAACGGCGCTGATCGCGCTGTTTGCGCTGGTTGCCTACCCGCAGTTTGATGCGCCGCATCCGCAGACCAAGAAGCTGATCCTGCGCAAACGCTATTGGCTGTACTATGCGCTGCAGTTCATGGCCGGCGCGCGGCGGCAGATCTTTGTGGTTTTTGCTGGCTTCATGATGGTCGAAAAATTCGGCTTTGATGTGCATGAGTTGACCGGGCTTTACCTGATCAACCTGGTGATCAACATTGTCTTGGCGCCAATGCTGGGCAAGGCAGTGGCCATGTTCGGCGAGCGCCGGACGCTGATTTTCGAATACACCGGGCTGGCGATTGTCTTTGCGGCCTATGGCGGGATCTACTGGTTCGGCTGGGGGGTGGCGGTTGCGGCGGTGCTCTACGTGATCGACCATGTGCTGTTTGCCTTGGCGCTGGCGCTGAAAACCTATTTCCAGAAAATCGCCGATCCCGGGGATATCGCACCAACCGCAGCGGTGGCCTTTACCATTAACCATATTGCAGCGGTGTTTCTGCCGGTGCTGCTGGGTCTTTTGTGGGTACTGTCGCCCGGAATGGTCTTTGTGCTGGCGGCGGCCATGGCGCTGGTGTCGCTGTCCCTGTCGCTGCTGATCCCGCGCCATCCGGAACCTGGCAATGAGACCATTTTCAGCAAATACGCAAGCCCGGCGCCGGCAGAATAG
- a CDS encoding CDP-alcohol phosphatidyltransferase family protein, with product MTPQIRALSVHLLTATGAVFAMLAMLAAADGKWSLMFVWLVIAFAVDGVDGPLARHYHVKRYSPEFDGVLLDLIIDYLTYVFIPAFALFQSGLMAGWTGWFAIIVITFGSAMYFADTRMKTKDNSFAGFPGCWNMLVLVIFALEPSHWTILVLVTLLSAAMFLPLKFIHPVRTARWRKVSLPMALAWTFFAGWAAWVDFHPASWAHWGLVVTSVYLLFVGIAQQIVPERRRKSTAV from the coding sequence ATGACACCTCAGATCCGTGCCCTCTCCGTTCATCTGCTGACTGCAACCGGTGCCGTGTTCGCCATGCTGGCGATGCTGGCAGCGGCGGACGGCAAGTGGAGCCTGATGTTCGTCTGGCTGGTGATCGCATTTGCCGTTGACGGCGTCGATGGCCCGCTGGCCCGGCATTACCATGTCAAACGCTACTCGCCGGAATTCGACGGGGTGCTGCTGGATCTGATCATCGACTACCTGACCTATGTCTTCATTCCGGCCTTTGCGCTGTTCCAATCGGGATTGATGGCAGGCTGGACCGGCTGGTTTGCCATCATCGTCATCACCTTTGGCAGCGCAATGTACTTTGCCGACACAAGGATGAAGACCAAGGACAATTCCTTTGCCGGCTTTCCCGGCTGCTGGAACATGCTGGTGCTGGTGATCTTTGCGCTGGAGCCGAGCCATTGGACCATCCTGGTGCTGGTGACCCTGCTGTCCGCCGCCATGTTCCTGCCGCTGAAGTTCATTCACCCGGTGCGCACCGCGCGCTGGCGCAAGGTGTCATTGCCCATGGCGCTGGCCTGGACCTTCTTTGCAGGCTGGGCCGCCTGGGTTGATTTCCACCCCGCCAGCTGGGCGCATTGGGGGTTGGTGGTGACGTCGGTCTACCTGCTGTTTGTCGGCATTGCCCAGCAGATCGTGCCGGAACGGCGGCGCAAATCCACAGCGGTTTGA
- a CDS encoding YeeE/YedE family protein gives MDLVPLVEHIGEAPAAALFGLLTGAVFGMAAQRSRFCLRAATVEFASGRLGDKVAVWLLTFSTAVVWVQAAQMLDLMDSADARMMAVPGSWSGAILGGLMFGGGMVLARGCSGRLLVLAATGNLRSVVSGLIFAVVAQMSLSGQLSPSRDWLAGLWITEGGRNLDLLAALGLPKAGGLALGLATAALALVLAQRNRIGAKRLIFASGVGFAVALGWVLTYALSQVSFDPVQIESATFTGPSARTLMFFLDRNAVLEFDIGLVPGVFIGAMLAAALAGEMKLQAFDSPSTMRKAMIGAALMGFGGMLAGGCAIGAGVTGGSIFTGTAWAALFCMWAGAVATSLLIRDHAEILRV, from the coding sequence ATGGATCTGGTTCCTTTGGTTGAACATATCGGTGAGGCCCCTGCCGCCGCGTTGTTCGGGCTTCTGACCGGCGCTGTCTTCGGGATGGCGGCGCAAAGATCGCGCTTCTGCCTGCGGGCAGCTACGGTCGAATTCGCCAGCGGCCGCCTGGGGGACAAGGTTGCGGTTTGGCTGCTGACCTTCTCCACGGCTGTTGTCTGGGTGCAGGCGGCGCAGATGCTTGACCTGATGGACAGCGCCGATGCAAGGATGATGGCGGTGCCCGGCAGTTGGTCCGGTGCCATTCTGGGCGGGCTGATGTTCGGCGGCGGCATGGTGCTGGCGCGCGGCTGTTCAGGGCGGCTGCTGGTGCTGGCAGCCACCGGCAACCTGCGCTCGGTTGTGTCGGGGCTGATCTTCGCCGTTGTCGCGCAAATGAGCCTGTCCGGCCAGCTGTCGCCTTCCCGGGACTGGCTTGCCGGGCTCTGGATTACCGAAGGCGGGCGCAATCTGGATCTCCTGGCCGCGCTGGGGCTGCCAAAGGCGGGCGGGCTGGCACTGGGCCTAGCCACCGCCGCTTTGGCGCTGGTGTTAGCGCAGCGCAACCGGATCGGCGCAAAAAGACTGATCTTTGCCTCCGGCGTTGGGTTTGCTGTCGCGCTGGGGTGGGTGCTGACTTATGCGCTCAGTCAGGTCAGCTTTGATCCGGTGCAAATCGAGAGCGCCACCTTCACCGGACCATCGGCGCGCACATTGATGTTCTTCCTTGACCGCAATGCAGTTCTCGAGTTTGACATCGGCCTGGTTCCCGGCGTGTTCATCGGCGCAATGCTGGCCGCGGCGCTGGCCGGAGAAATGAAACTGCAGGCCTTTGACAGCCCCTCCACCATGCGCAAGGCAATGATTGGCGCGGCTTTGATGGGTTTTGGCGGCATGCTGGCCGGCGGCTGCGCGATCGGAGCAGGTGTCACCGGCGGTTCGATTTTCACTGGCACCGCCTGGGCCGCGCTGTTCTGCATGTGGGCCGGGGCGGTCGCTACCAGCTTGCTGATCAGAGATCACGCCGAAATTCTGCGGGTTTGA